From Drosophila yakuba strain Tai18E2 chromosome 2L, Prin_Dyak_Tai18E2_2.1, whole genome shotgun sequence, one genomic window encodes:
- the LOC122319492 gene encoding uncharacterized protein LOC122319492: MCENLKTIFLTILEALRTNVPANRDETPPTHTSVTVNLPKFTHNNPHLWFAQLERSFRLHHIVDDTDKFDLVTLHLEEDVVSAVEDLVTRPPADNKYKAIKTRLLQKFAKSPESKLRRLLQGGGATGLKPSKILANMRRLVPDPGSESIIHTLFLAVMPASIRPLLTVWDDSDLDKLAKIADKLLKAVSTNAAFAIGTSSNAVLPANPAICAVSPADHLKELSVNLRSLMQDVTALKKDVKRIQSRNRSRSSSCGAKPAENSGQQTSGAQENHCIYHKRFGDNANKC, translated from the exons ATGTGCGAGAAtctgaaaacaatttttcttaCTATT CTCGAGGCACTTCGGACAAACGTTCCTGCGAACAGAGATGAGACGCCGCCCACGCACACAAGTGTTACCGTGAATTTGCCAAAATTTACACACAACAACCCGCACCTGTGGTTTGCTCAATTGGAGCGATCATTCCGTTTGCACCACATTGTCGACGACACCGACAAGTTCGACTTGGTGACACTGCATTTGGAAGAAGATGTGGTTTCGGCTGTGGAGGATTTGGTCACTCGTCCACCGGCAGACAACAAGTacaaagcaatcaaaactcGCTTGCTGCAGAAGTTCGCTAAATCGCCCGAGTCAAAACTGCGACGACTACTTCAGGGAGGAGGTGCCACCGGATTAAAGCCTTCGAAAATCTTGGCAAATATGCGACGCTTGGTCCCGGATCCTGGCAGCGAGAGCATCATTCACACCCTATTCCTCGCTGTGATGCCTGCCTCCATTCGTCCGCTGCTCACCGTATGGGATGATTCGGACTTGGACAAGCTTGCGAAGATTGCAGACAAACTGCTCAAAGCCGTTAGCACGAACGCCGCGTTTGCCATTGGCACATCTTCAAATGCTGTTCTTCCAGCAAATCCGGCTATCTGCGCAGTTTCCCCTGCAGATCATTTGAAAGAACTTTCAGTCAATTTACGTTCGCTCATGCAAGATGTCACGGCATTGAAAAAGGATGTCAAACGCATCCAATCACGCAACCGATCACGCAGTTCATCCTGTGGCGCCAAACCAGCGGAAAATTCCGGTCAACAGACATCAGGAGCACAGGAAAATCATTGTATTTACCACAAGCGCTTTGGTGACAACGCAAATAAATGCTGA